Proteins encoded by one window of Labrus bergylta chromosome 2, fLabBer1.1, whole genome shotgun sequence:
- the htr1aa gene encoding 5-hydroxytryptamine (serotonin) receptor 1A a: MDFIATSSNDSNATSGYPGGTDVVADWGAGENATGSRSLPDVELSYQIIISLLLGALILCSIFGNACVVAAIALERSLQNVANYLIGSLAVTDLMVSVLVLPMAALYQVLNKWTLGQEVCDVFISLDVLCCTSSILHLCAIALDRYWAITDPIDYVNKRTPRRAAILISVTWLIGFSISIPPMLGWRSAEDRANPDACMISQDPGYTIYSTFGAFYIPLILMLVLYGRIFKAARFRIRKTVKKPEKAKVSDKCLSVSPAIFHKKTNGEAGVKGWRLSDDSKPSSPCVNGAVKHGEEGESLEIIEVSSNSKTHLPLPNTPQSSSQGYENMNEKNSGAKRKIALARERKTVKTLGIIMGTFIFCWLPFFIVALVLPFCAESCYMPDWLGAVINWLGYSNSLLNPIIYAYFNKDFQSAFKKIIRCKFHRA; the protein is encoded by the coding sequence ATGGATTTTATTGCCACAAGCAGCAACGACAGCAACGCCACCAGCGGTTACCCTGGCGGGACGGACGTGGTGGCCGACTGGGGCGCGGGTGAGAATGCCACGGGGTCTCGGTCCCTGCCAGATGTGGAGCTCAGTTACCAGATTATCATTTCCCTGCTCCTGGGGGCCCTCATCCTCTGCTCCATATTTGGCAACGCGTGCGTCGTGGCTGCCATCGCCCTGGAGAGATCTCTCCAGAATGTTGCCAACTACCTGATTGGATCCCTGGCCGTCACAGACCTCATGGTATCGGTACTGGTTTTACCAATGGCGGCCCTCTACCAAGTTTTGAACAAGTGGACACTGGGACAGGAGGTCTGTGATGTGTTCATTTCTCTGGATGTACTTTGTTGCACTTCATCCATCCTGCATCTGTGCGCAATAGCCTTGGACAGGTACTGGGCAATAACGGACCCCATAGACTATGTAAATAAGCGGACACCGAGGCGAGCAGCAATCCTGATAAGCGTAACTTGGCTAATTGGTTTCTCCATCTCTATTCCGCCCATGTTAGGCTGGAGAAGCGCCGAAGACAGAGCGAACCCCGACGCCTGCATGATCAGCCAGGATCCGGGCTACACCATCTACTCCACATTCGGAGCTTTTTACATCCCTCTCATCCTCATGCTGGTCCTGTACGGGAGAATATTCAAAGCAGCTCGGTTTCGGATTCGAAAGACGGTGAAAAAACCCGAGAAAGCAAAAGTGTCCGACAAGTGTCTGAGTGTGTCTCCGGCCATCTTCCACAAGAAAACAAACGGCGAGGCCGGGGTCAAAGGCTGGAGGCTCAGCGACGACTCAAAACCCAGCTCTCCGTGCGTAAACGGCGCGGTGAAGCACGGGGAGGAAGGGGAGTCACTGGAGATCATAGAAGTTAGCAGCAACTCAAAGACACACCTGCCCCTGCCCAACACTCCTCAGTCCTCCTCGCAGGGTTATGAAAACATGAATGAGAAGAACTCGGGTGCGAAGAGGAAGATCGCGCTCGCCAGGGAGCGCAAAACGGTGAAAACACTCGGGATCATCATGGGAACTTTTATCTTCTGCTGGCTGCCGTTTTTCATCGTCGCGCTGGTTTTGCCTTTCTGTGCAGAGAGCTGCTACATGCCCGACTGGCTGGGCGCTGTCATAAACTGGCTGGGCTACTCCAACTCCCTCCTCAACCCCATCATATATGCCTACTTTAACAAAGACTTCCAAAGTGCTTTCAAGAAGATTATAAGATGCAAATTCCACAGAGCCTGA